From the Chitinophaga lutea genome, the window CCGTTTAATATCTGAAGTTCCGGTTGTTCGTGAACGGCTTTTCAGAACGCTCCTTTGCGATGGCTACGCTAAGCGCCCTCCCGTCAATGATTTTACCGTTCAGTTCGTCGATGGCTGCTTTGCCTTCGGTGTCGCTGGACATTTCAACGAATGCGAACCCGCGTGATGCGCCGGTATATCGATCGATAATTACTTTGCATGAAGTCACTGCTCCGAAAGGTGCAAACAGGGTCTGCAGATCTTCGTCTTTCATATAATTCATGAGGTTAGATACATAAATGTTCATCTTGTATGATTTAAGTGTGAGAAAACTAATTGGCCTGCGCAACCCGCGGGATCCTGACGATCCGCAGCCAGCTCAGGAATTTGATGGCATAATACACCGGGTCTATTTCGTATTTCCGGATACCGAAATTCGGGGACGAGGGGTGTTTATGGTGATTGTTATGATACGACTCGCCCAGCATGAGCACGTCGGTGCACAACAGGTTAACGGAAGTATTTTTCAGCCGGAAATTCACGTAACCGTATTTGTGCGCGAACCAGTTGATGATGGCCCCGTGCACTGCGCCCATGGCGATAACGATGGGCAGGAGAATCCACAGGTACCATGCCGACGCGAAAAACACGAACAGCAGTGCGTAGGCTGCCACCCAGAGGAGGCGGCTGTAGCCGGAGCTGGCAAACCGGTCGAACGACCGCCAGTCGGGCAGGTTTTTGGTGAATTTTTCCTCCACGGCCATCTTGTTATGGAATATGCTGCGATAGAAGAGGCTGGTGCGCCACATCATCGCAAATACGTTTTTTGAGTAAGAAGGAGAATGCGGATCCAGCTCGGTATCTGTATAAGCATGGTGCATGCGGTGCATGATCGCGTAGGCGCGCGGGCTCATATAAGAAGAGCCCTGTGTGATGTATGCCACTATATAGAAAAATCTTTCCCAGAAACGGTTCATTTCAAAAGCCCCGTGAGAAGCATATCTGTGTTGCAGAAAGGTTTGAGAAAATAAAGACAGATACCATAAGGCAATAAAAAAAATGATGATAAACATGTGCAAGTGATCAGGTGAAAAATCGAAACGGGTAATAAATCGGCAAAGGGGAGACCAGATTGTAGAACCGGAAGAGGTGCCGTGGCAGCAACTAACAGCAGAATAAAGTAGTATCGACTTCTTATTACACTGGAAAGGTACGCTTTTCCATGTTAAGAAAATCACAAATAGGCGTTTTCTCCCTTACGGCTGTTGGCTGGTTACGGGAAATTTTTTAACTTTAAAACCCCGGTTTTCTAATCAAAATTCAAATCATATCTGCCATGAAACCCAGAGTTATACTCATTATTGATGACGATAACGACGACAGGGAGTTTCTGAAAGAAGCCATCTCCGAGTATGACCGGCATATCATCTTTCAGGAATTTAAAAACGGCGCGGAAGCCGTTGCCGCCCTGGAGAATCAGGCTACAGCAATACCCGATGTCATTTTTCTCGATCTGAACATGCCCCTGATGAACGGCAGGCAGTGCCTGCAGTGCCTTCGCGACATGCAGCACCTCAGCGGCACCCCCGTCGTGATCTACACCACCTCCCTCCACCCCGGCCCTTCCGGGGAGCTGGCCGGCCCCGGGAACGTGCATTTCCTGAGCAAACCCAGCCGTATGGCCGAGCTCCGCAATTCCGTCAGGAATATCCTGAACCAGAACTGGCACCTGATCGATCAATTATAATAAGGGCAGACATTCTGACCTAAAACCGTTATCTTTACACATTACCTATATTAAAAAAAAGTATATTTACCTTGTATTTTGATGAATTTGATTTCGACGACGATCTGCTGGATGGTATAGACGCAATGGGGTATACTACCGCCACCCCGGTTCAGGAACAGGTGATCCCCATCATTTTATCCGGCAGGGATTTGATAGCATCCGCACAAACGGGCACAGGCAAAACAGCCGCTTTTTTGCTGCCCACGATGCAGAACCTGCTCACCCATACCCACGACGCACACCAGATCAACTCCATGATAATTGTGC encodes:
- a CDS encoding RNA recognition motif domain-containing protein, with the translated sequence MNIYVSNLMNYMKDEDLQTLFAPFGAVTSCKVIIDRYTGASRGFAFVEMSSDTEGKAAIDELNGKIIDGRALSVAIAKERSEKPFTNNRNFRY
- a CDS encoding acyl-CoA desaturase, translated to MFIIIFFIALWYLSLFSQTFLQHRYASHGAFEMNRFWERFFYIVAYITQGSSYMSPRAYAIMHRMHHAYTDTELDPHSPSYSKNVFAMMWRTSLFYRSIFHNKMAVEEKFTKNLPDWRSFDRFASSGYSRLLWVAAYALLFVFFASAWYLWILLPIVIAMGAVHGAIINWFAHKYGYVNFRLKNTSVNLLCTDVLMLGESYHNNHHKHPSSPNFGIRKYEIDPVYYAIKFLSWLRIVRIPRVAQAN
- a CDS encoding response regulator — protein: MKPRVILIIDDDNDDREFLKEAISEYDRHIIFQEFKNGAEAVAALENQATAIPDVIFLDLNMPLMNGRQCLQCLRDMQHLSGTPVVIYTTSLHPGPSGELAGPGNVHFLSKPSRMAELRNSVRNILNQNWHLIDQL